The Methanolacinia petrolearia DSM 11571 genome has a segment encoding these proteins:
- a CDS encoding flavodoxin domain-containing protein: MNGTEKIIEYLEKNKGEMISSPRSLFGGMDAGEFEITDINREKEYITIKPEGSIELPFEFSLIKKAVDLVLSEGVVSLESEEDTNGPVVLEKKLKEWQLEENQQMLNTKFVPYIADLIVLSGVAAYGWVKTPEGKKIRAIAVKEAQKNPQKKAAKDTSGDWDRLAKNGAQRPKVKNGGAYTKEKAEVLITYATRHGSTADIAWSIGNSFSDAGFKAEVKKIQNVDDVRPYKLVVIGTPIYDNNVLPEVVSFADLHRDWLDKRKVALFVVGRTLRNKDDEKILQTEKIIQKITNIVDIVDIGMFAGKVAPENLPVKERLGGIFGEKQAGDFRDWREIGEWSKDLRKKIFFSD; encoded by the coding sequence ATGAACGGAACTGAAAAAATAATAGAATATCTTGAAAAAAACAAAGGAGAGATGATATCATCCCCGCGTTCTCTTTTCGGTGGTATGGATGCGGGAGAGTTCGAAATCACCGATATAAACCGTGAAAAAGAGTATATAACAATAAAACCGGAAGGTTCGATAGAACTGCCTTTCGAATTCAGCCTGATTAAAAAGGCGGTTGATCTTGTTCTCTCCGAAGGTGTCGTTTCTCTCGAATCCGAAGAAGACACAAACGGCCCGGTCGTCCTTGAAAAAAAACTCAAAGAGTGGCAGCTTGAAGAAAATCAGCAGATGCTCAATACAAAATTCGTCCCTTATATCGCAGACCTCATCGTCCTTTCGGGAGTCGCAGCATACGGCTGGGTAAAAACTCCCGAGGGAAAAAAGATCAGGGCAATCGCGGTCAAAGAGGCACAAAAAAACCCACAGAAAAAAGCGGCCAAAGATACTTCCGGGGACTGGGATCGGCTGGCCAAAAACGGTGCACAAAGACCCAAGGTTAAAAACGGTGGTGCATATACAAAGGAAAAAGCCGAGGTACTTATTACATATGCAACAAGACACGGCTCCACCGCCGACATCGCATGGTCCATAGGAAACTCTTTTTCAGATGCCGGATTTAAAGCTGAAGTAAAGAAGATACAGAACGTGGACGATGTCAGACCTTACAAACTCGTCGTCATAGGAACCCCGATCTATGACAACAATGTCCTCCCGGAAGTTGTCAGCTTTGCAGACCTTCACAGGGACTGGCTCGATAAAAGGAAGGTGGCATTATTCGTTGTCGGGAGAACGCTCAGGAACAAGGACGACGAAAAGATACTCCAAACCGAAAAGATCATCCAGAAGATCACAAACATCGTCGACATAGTCGATATCGGGATGTTCGCCGGGAAAGTGGCACCGGAAAACCTCCCGGTGAAAGAAAGACTGGGGGGAATATTCGGAGAAAAGCAGGCAGGCGACTTCAGGGACTGGAGAGAGATCGGGGAATGGTCGAAAGATCTCAGGAAAAAGATATTTTTTTCAGATTGA
- the purB gene encoding adenylosuccinate lyase — MAIHPIDFRYGTPDMKAVWSEENRFAAIVKSEVALAKAQAKHGMIPIDASEDIAAKAKTASLERAKEIENEINHDMMSIVRAVTEVCGDSGRWIHYGATSNDILDTATGIQVKESLFLIEAKLRALLAILLKRADETKNLVCAGRTHGQIGVPTTYGLRFAIWASEVGRHIERLEQLRPRVAVGQMTGAVGTMAAMGDKGYEVMVSMMEYLELYPVDVSNQIIQRDRYAEYFMLLANIATTLDKIGIEIRMMQRSEIGEMEESFGKMQVGSSTMPHKRNPIKSEQVCGLARIVRSFVEPSLLNNTLWDERDLTNSSCERVTFPESSILADHILAVMIKVLDGVKINEANIRRNLNLLHGVNMAESVMIELTKSGMDRQEAHELIRVSSMTAIEVQRPLAGILMENETVAKYLSEERINELLDPENYIGTAVWQVENVIKKLTPLSI, encoded by the coding sequence ATGGCAATACACCCGATAGATTTTCGCTACGGAACTCCGGATATGAAGGCTGTCTGGAGCGAGGAAAACAGGTTTGCCGCTATTGTAAAGTCCGAAGTTGCACTTGCAAAGGCACAGGCAAAACACGGGATGATCCCTATTGATGCATCGGAAGATATAGCGGCAAAGGCAAAAACCGCCTCGCTTGAAAGGGCCAAGGAGATCGAGAACGAGATCAACCATGATATGATGTCGATCGTAAGAGCGGTGACCGAGGTGTGCGGGGACTCGGGGAGATGGATACATTACGGTGCGACATCGAACGATATTCTCGATACTGCAACAGGTATTCAGGTAAAGGAAAGTCTGTTCCTGATTGAGGCCAAGCTCAGGGCGCTTCTCGCGATTCTCCTGAAGAGAGCGGACGAGACGAAGAACCTGGTCTGTGCGGGAAGAACCCACGGACAGATCGGAGTGCCGACGACATACGGCCTTAGATTTGCAATCTGGGCGAGCGAGGTGGGAAGACATATAGAGAGACTCGAACAGCTCAGGCCGCGTGTTGCAGTAGGACAGATGACCGGGGCAGTCGGGACGATGGCCGCGATGGGAGACAAGGGCTACGAGGTAATGGTCTCCATGATGGAATATCTCGAACTCTATCCTGTAGATGTCTCCAACCAGATTATCCAGAGGGACAGGTATGCGGAGTACTTCATGCTTCTTGCCAATATCGCAACAACTCTCGACAAGATCGGGATCGAGATCAGGATGATGCAGAGGTCGGAGATCGGGGAGATGGAGGAGTCCTTCGGCAAGATGCAGGTCGGATCCTCGACAATGCCGCATAAGAGGAACCCGATAAAGTCCGAGCAGGTCTGCGGTCTTGCAAGGATCGTTCGTTCTTTCGTCGAGCCGTCGCTTCTGAACAATACACTCTGGGACGAGCGTGATCTGACGAACTCTTCATGCGAGAGGGTCACGTTCCCCGAGTCGTCGATACTGGCCGATCACATACTCGCGGTTATGATCAAGGTTCTTGATGGTGTAAAGATCAACGAGGCAAATATCAGGCGCAACCTTAACCTTCTCCACGGGGTGAACATGGCCGAGTCGGTTATGATCGAACTTACAAAGTCAGGAATGGACAGGCAGGAGGCTCATGAGCTTATCAGGGTTTCGAGCATGACAGCGATAGAGGTGCAGAGGCCGCTTGCCGGAATCCTTATGGAAAACGAGACTGTTGCAAAATACCTGTCTGAAGAAAGAATCAATGAGCTTCTGGACCCTGAAAATTATATCGGAACCGCCGTGTGGCAGGTTGAGAATGTTATTAAAAAACTGACCCCTCTTTCAATCTGA
- a CDS encoding PspC domain-containing protein yields the protein MEKLYRSEKNKILGGVCGGLGPYLDIDPNIIRILWILFCFFYGAGILAYIIAWLILPTESEKDVIDAEYTIKE from the coding sequence ATGGAAAAGCTGTACAGATCTGAGAAGAACAAAATTCTCGGCGGTGTCTGCGGCGGGCTCGGCCCTTATCTTGATATCGACCCGAATATTATCCGTATATTGTGGATACTGTTCTGTTTCTTCTACGGAGCAGGTATTCTTGCATATATCATCGCGTGGCTGATACTTCCAACTGAATCGGAGAAGGATGTCATCGATGCCGAGTATACGATAAAGGAATAA
- a CDS encoding ATP-dependent DNA helicase, with amino-acid sequence MEGLKDWFPYESFRPYQEEMLNTAGLCAEEGRICLIDAPTGSGKSSVVSALLAKANGKKIIIAVRTISQLNIFLRELELIKKKQSRLKVAYLVGKRNMCPMGIDGDVYRMCEGLKAFSSSLMRDRAHKGSLMPAGDPVIKNQLKRQDRDHPLLCPYFIRSRVFIENDGLKMTPSNLLRTKAEQVSKTLVPPEKIHEMCGELCPYEVMLQGARDADVILMNFHHLFSETIREQMYQSLNIEPSQTILLIDEAHNCGDTIQSIQSVSINERTVELSQNELAHMRGRIGGVESIAAMLPQVTAFMESLKRSTKAEDWFDPVMFSKFLLRGSIYNRLDDIVDDLLRIYEAIREKKFQEGDFREIPTERIMEFFLRILQAGTDPAYLSIYRKDEDVISLRVQNIDPSSTLRDIAGVHAAVIMISGTLSPVESFRKLYFRDADATTLSLPNAFPKKNRMVFCAGDITSAYSMRKDPDNHERILGYIRSFAGLKGNLAVYFPSYELLNIYSEDLPSKFNKKEVFIESQDTGTAAEDLKKFLSLPDSGKSGIIFGVCGGKWSEGLDYRGELLNGALVIGLPLAPYNEVRRMIIQYFKNRFGEEGEFISYTLPAINKALQALGRVLRTPDDRGVLVLGESRFLDKKIRKGLPEWMQEELIECNLSSFTKDTERW; translated from the coding sequence ATGGAAGGTCTGAAAGACTGGTTTCCCTACGAATCCTTTCGCCCGTACCAGGAAGAGATGCTGAATACGGCAGGGCTCTGCGCCGAAGAGGGCAGGATCTGCTTAATCGACGCACCGACAGGAAGCGGGAAATCGAGTGTGGTCTCCGCACTACTCGCAAAAGCCAACGGGAAGAAGATAATAATAGCCGTGAGGACGATCAGTCAGCTCAATATTTTTCTGCGCGAACTGGAACTCATCAAAAAGAAGCAAAGCCGCCTGAAGGTGGCATATCTTGTCGGGAAGAGAAACATGTGCCCGATGGGAATCGACGGGGACGTCTACAGGATGTGTGAGGGCCTGAAGGCATTCTCATCGTCGCTGATGCGCGACCGTGCGCATAAAGGCTCCCTGATGCCGGCCGGCGATCCGGTGATTAAGAATCAGCTCAAGAGACAGGATCGCGATCATCCACTCCTCTGCCCGTATTTCATCAGGTCGAGGGTGTTCATAGAGAACGACGGGCTTAAGATGACCCCTTCGAATCTCCTGAGGACAAAGGCGGAACAGGTATCAAAGACACTCGTTCCTCCTGAAAAGATTCATGAGATGTGCGGGGAGCTATGCCCGTATGAGGTTATGCTCCAGGGCGCAAGGGATGCAGACGTCATACTGATGAACTTCCACCATCTCTTCAGCGAGACGATAAGGGAGCAGATGTACCAGTCGCTGAACATAGAGCCGTCTCAGACAATTCTGCTGATAGACGAGGCTCATAACTGCGGAGACACAATCCAGAGCATCCAGAGTGTCAGCATAAATGAAAGAACAGTCGAACTTTCGCAGAACGAACTGGCACACATGAGAGGAAGGATCGGGGGAGTCGAATCGATCGCCGCAATGCTCCCGCAGGTGACCGCATTCATGGAGAGCCTGAAGAGGTCGACGAAGGCGGAGGACTGGTTCGATCCCGTAATGTTCTCGAAGTTCCTCCTAAGGGGATCGATCTACAACAGGCTCGACGATATAGTCGACGACCTCCTGAGAATCTACGAGGCAATCAGGGAGAAGAAATTCCAGGAAGGGGATTTCAGGGAGATCCCGACAGAAAGGATCATGGAGTTTTTCCTAAGGATACTCCAGGCGGGAACAGATCCTGCATATCTTTCCATCTACAGAAAAGACGAAGACGTAATCTCGCTGAGGGTCCAGAACATCGATCCGTCTTCGACATTAAGGGATATCGCAGGCGTTCACGCAGCTGTGATAATGATAAGCGGTACGTTGTCGCCTGTCGAGAGTTTTAGGAAACTGTATTTCAGGGATGCTGACGCGACTACTCTTTCTCTTCCGAACGCATTTCCGAAGAAAAACAGGATGGTCTTCTGCGCAGGTGATATAACATCTGCTTACAGCATGAGGAAAGACCCTGATAACCACGAAAGAATTCTTGGTTACATCAGGTCTTTTGCCGGCCTTAAAGGAAACCTCGCCGTCTACTTTCCGTCATATGAACTGCTGAATATCTACTCGGAAGACCTTCCCTCGAAATTCAATAAAAAAGAGGTGTTCATAGAATCGCAGGATACCGGCACTGCAGCAGAAGACCTGAAGAAATTCCTCTCGCTCCCCGACTCAGGCAAATCGGGAATTATATTCGGGGTATGCGGGGGGAAATGGAGCGAAGGCCTTGATTACAGGGGCGAACTTTTAAACGGCGCTCTTGTAATCGGCCTTCCGCTTGCACCGTACAATGAAGTCAGGAGGATGATCATCCAGTACTTCAAAAACAGGTTCGGGGAAGAAGGCGAGTTCATATCATATACGCTGCCGGCGATAAACAAGGCGCTTCAGGCGCTGGGCCGGGTTCTCAGGACACCCGATGACAGGGGCGTTCTTGTCCTCGGTGAATCGAGATTTCTCGATAAGAAGATCAGAAAAGGCCTTCCGGAATGGATGCAGGAAGAACTTATCGAATGCAACCTCTCATCATTTACAAAGGATACTGAAAGATGGTAA
- a CDS encoding methylated-DNA--[protein]-cysteine S-methyltransferase, producing MVMRKGACRFGYWWVQVEWSGDTIHRIQFSRKGDESYIPPQIRQFVKGKSTQIAGLKSIALSDGHPYREIYESVKEIPYGEVKTYSEIGTETGFHARTIGVAMRRNPTPLIIPCHRVVAKNGIGGFTPEIDIKKALLDMEKKNSTTPITKKNKNKMEES from the coding sequence ATGGTAATGAGAAAGGGGGCCTGCCGTTTTGGGTACTGGTGGGTTCAGGTCGAATGGAGCGGCGATACGATTCACAGGATCCAGTTCTCACGGAAAGGCGATGAGAGTTACATCCCCCCCCAGATCAGGCAGTTTGTCAAAGGAAAGAGCACGCAAATCGCCGGCCTGAAATCTATTGCCTTATCGGACGGCCACCCTTACAGGGAGATCTACGAATCGGTGAAAGAGATACCCTATGGCGAAGTGAAAACCTACTCGGAGATCGGCACCGAGACAGGTTTTCATGCCAGAACAATCGGTGTTGCTATGAGAAGAAACCCGACACCGCTGATCATCCCCTGCCACAGGGTTGTTGCAAAAAACGGGATCGGCGGCTTTACACCGGAGATCGATATAAAGAAGGCGCTGCTTGATATGGAAAAGAAAAACAGCACTACTCCTATTACCAAAAAAAACAAAAATAAAATGGAAGAATCATGA
- a CDS encoding ketopantoate reductase family protein, translated as MKIAFLGAGAVGLSVAGMLSRVCDVYAVCRKRHSDAIQSQGLILSGIWGEHNFRFPCGETLPPDEKFDYIFITSKSQDTREICRTNSEAIKDSSVISLQNGIGNEEIISEFTDSVIGGMIITGFEWRGNGKVHVSVQAAPMRIGRFPSGPDKDVNSLADIIQKAGIDVITDENIRGALWGKTMYNCALNPIGAIMQVPYGELLNDNAWSVIRDIVHEAFDVCRAEGVTLEWSSPDKYLAFLHDTQIPSTAEHHSSMYQDISAGKKTEIDFINGAIVEKGNLHNIDTPVNRTIVNMIKFRESLNK; from the coding sequence ATGAAGATTGCATTTTTGGGAGCCGGTGCGGTTGGCCTCTCTGTAGCAGGAATGCTGTCACGCGTATGCGACGTTTATGCAGTCTGCCGTAAAAGGCATTCCGACGCAATACAATCGCAAGGGCTGATCCTTTCCGGCATCTGGGGAGAGCACAACTTCAGATTCCCATGCGGAGAGACTCTCCCGCCTGATGAGAAATTCGACTACATATTCATTACATCGAAATCGCAGGACACCCGCGAGATCTGCCGGACGAATTCTGAAGCAATAAAAGATTCGAGCGTAATCAGTCTCCAGAACGGTATCGGTAACGAGGAGATTATCTCGGAGTTCACCGACAGCGTTATCGGCGGGATGATAATTACAGGGTTCGAATGGAGAGGAAACGGCAAGGTTCATGTCTCGGTACAGGCAGCACCCATGAGGATCGGCCGTTTCCCATCCGGCCCCGACAAGGATGTAAACTCTCTTGCAGATATCATCCAAAAAGCAGGAATCGATGTAATCACCGATGAAAATATCAGAGGTGCCCTCTGGGGAAAGACCATGTATAACTGCGCACTAAACCCCATCGGTGCAATTATGCAGGTTCCATACGGCGAACTCCTGAATGACAATGCATGGTCAGTTATCAGAGATATTGTCCATGAAGCCTTTGATGTGTGCAGGGCGGAAGGAGTGACCCTCGAATGGTCGTCACCGGATAAATATCTCGCTTTCCTTCATGATACGCAGATCCCGTCTACGGCAGAACACCACTCTTCCATGTACCAGGATATTTCAGCCGGAAAGAAGACAGAGATCGATTTCATCAATGGGGCGATTGTTGAAAAAGGGAATCTCCATAATATCGACACTCCAGTGAACAGGACGATCGTAAATATGATAAAATTCAGGGAGTCGCTGAACAAATAA
- the mobA gene encoding molybdenum cofactor guanylyltransferase has product MRSAIILAGGEAKRAGGREKYRFRYDGVQFIQRLITSLSGITDEIIVVARDEDHCSSFKDLQDLSGVVIVCDIRKKIGPLGGMHAGIQSCNGELVFVTACDMPCIHPEVVTRLFDSIDGHDAVIPKWNEEMIEPLHAVYRKSALTEYLAEHKSLSIRSLIRSIDAVYVDAESFRDVDPDLETFMNINSLEELEKINGTPDK; this is encoded by the coding sequence TTGAGAAGCGCAATTATTCTTGCAGGAGGTGAGGCAAAACGGGCAGGGGGCCGTGAGAAATACAGGTTCAGGTACGACGGGGTGCAGTTCATCCAGAGGCTGATTACCTCCTTGTCAGGAATCACCGACGAGATAATTGTAGTTGCACGCGACGAAGATCACTGCAGCAGTTTTAAAGACCTGCAGGATCTCTCCGGTGTCGTCATTGTATGCGACATCAGAAAGAAGATCGGCCCTCTCGGCGGGATGCATGCGGGAATACAATCCTGCAACGGAGAACTGGTGTTCGTAACAGCATGCGACATGCCCTGTATCCACCCTGAAGTCGTCACAAGGCTTTTCGATTCAATAGACGGCCATGACGCAGTAATTCCCAAGTGGAATGAAGAGATGATAGAACCCCTTCATGCTGTTTACAGGAAATCTGCTCTGACCGAATACCTTGCCGAGCATAAATCTCTCTCCATAAGATCCCTCATCCGCAGTATAGACGCCGTATATGTCGATGCCGAATCTTTCAGGGATGTCGACCCGGATCTCGAGACGTTCATGAATATAAACTCCCTGGAAGAACTCGAAAAGATCAACGGGACCCCGGATAAATAG
- the rlmH gene encoding 23S rRNA (pseudouridine(1915)-N(3))-methyltransferase RlmH gives MPLTVLITGAGKVKEPFLRDGIQEYKKRLSGYVKISLEEVPDESIPQNMSEQVKHRILDTEGENILKKVKDDDIVVLLDLKGDLWNSERLAGILKNAELSTSGRLVFVIGGTLGVSDKLIKRANYRWCLSPLTFPHQMVRLIVLEQLFRACKINRGEVYHR, from the coding sequence ATGCCCCTGACTGTTTTGATAACCGGTGCAGGAAAGGTGAAAGAGCCTTTCCTCCGTGACGGAATACAGGAATACAAAAAAAGACTTTCGGGCTATGTCAAAATTTCGCTGGAAGAGGTGCCTGACGAAAGTATCCCGCAGAATATGTCGGAGCAGGTGAAACACAGGATACTTGATACCGAAGGCGAGAATATTTTAAAAAAAGTTAAAGACGACGATATCGTCGTTCTTCTCGACCTTAAAGGCGATCTCTGGAATTCGGAGAGGCTTGCAGGCATTCTAAAGAATGCAGAACTCTCGACCTCAGGAAGGCTGGTCTTCGTAATCGGAGGGACACTCGGAGTTTCAGATAAACTAATTAAGAGAGCTAACTACCGCTGGTGCCTCTCCCCGCTCACATTTCCCCACCAGATGGTAAGGCTCATTGTCCTCGAACAGCTCTTCAGGGCATGCAAGATTAACAGGGGAGAGGTTTATCACCGGTAA
- a CDS encoding dihydroorotate dehydrogenase electron transfer subunit: protein MSDQRSIPVTVTSVFEETPNIRTIEFDRKFIINPGQFCMVWVPGVDEVPMGFSSENSITVQKIGEATEALFSYKEGQRLGIKGPLGNGFSPKGKVLAVAGGVGAAPLRTIALSGRVETFLLGAQKESEIPFRDRLGNCGEVKISTDDGSYGHHGFVTDLLRETDLDEYDTICVCGPEMMMKGVLSVVREKCAEERTQFSLARYMKCGVGICGSCCMDSTGLRVCRDGPVFRGDELLKSPEFGKYSRDASGRKNFF from the coding sequence ATGAGTGATCAGAGGTCGATCCCTGTTACGGTGACCAGCGTATTCGAAGAAACGCCCAATATAAGAACTATTGAATTCGACAGGAAGTTCATAATCAATCCGGGCCAGTTCTGCATGGTGTGGGTTCCGGGAGTGGACGAAGTTCCTATGGGATTTTCCTCGGAGAACTCGATAACAGTACAGAAAATCGGTGAGGCGACAGAGGCACTGTTTTCATATAAAGAAGGACAGAGGCTCGGAATAAAAGGACCGCTTGGCAACGGCTTCTCACCCAAGGGTAAAGTACTTGCCGTTGCCGGTGGTGTCGGTGCCGCACCGCTGCGAACGATCGCCCTTTCAGGGAGAGTTGAGACATTCCTTTTGGGAGCCCAGAAGGAATCCGAGATCCCGTTCAGGGATCGGCTCGGCAACTGTGGTGAAGTTAAAATTTCGACGGACGACGGCTCTTACGGTCATCACGGTTTCGTGACCGATCTTTTACGGGAGACTGACCTTGATGAATATGACACCATATGCGTATGCGGCCCGGAGATGATGATGAAAGGCGTTCTCTCTGTCGTCAGAGAAAAATGCGCCGAAGAAAGAACCCAGTTCTCGCTTGCGAGATACATGAAATGCGGGGTCGGGATCTGCGGGTCGTGCTGCATGGACTCAACAGGATTGAGGGTCTGCAGGGATGGCCCTGTGTTCAGGGGCGATGAGCTTTTGAAGAGTCCTGAGTTCGGCAAATATTCAAGAGACGCTTCGGGACGGAAGAATTTTTTTTGA
- a CDS encoding dihydroorotate dehydrogenase produces the protein MITLNLKDSVSVGGIDLKNHLILAAGVLGTTGASLNRVLESGAGGVVTKSIGPYPKEGHKGPCVQVLDGAVINAMGLPNPSRDFTEEIAPLKGKPVIASIFGANPEEFAEVASWFMDSAAGFELNVSCPHAEGYGAQIGSDPDLVYECTRAVSKTGKPVWVKLTPNVTSIADCGAAAERAGASALVAINTVRAMRISTDLRKPMLGNGSGGLSGDAIFPIAVKCVWDLYEACDIPIVGCGGVSSADNVIEMMMAGASAVEIGSAVLNGVDIFEKISGELYSGDGVSAEEIVGCAHE, from the coding sequence ATGATAACGTTGAATTTAAAAGATTCCGTCTCCGTGGGCGGAATCGATCTGAAAAATCATCTTATTCTTGCGGCAGGTGTTCTGGGAACAACCGGCGCATCCTTAAACAGGGTTCTTGAGTCCGGTGCCGGCGGTGTGGTTACGAAGTCTATCGGGCCTTACCCCAAGGAAGGTCACAAGGGTCCTTGCGTTCAGGTTCTCGACGGCGCTGTAATCAACGCGATGGGGCTTCCAAACCCTTCGCGTGATTTCACTGAGGAGATCGCTCCCCTGAAGGGCAAACCGGTAATCGCCAGCATATTCGGCGCGAACCCGGAGGAGTTTGCAGAGGTTGCTTCATGGTTTATGGACAGTGCGGCGGGTTTCGAGCTGAACGTATCGTGCCCGCATGCGGAAGGTTACGGGGCGCAGATTGGATCTGACCCTGATCTGGTTTATGAATGCACCCGTGCGGTCTCGAAAACCGGAAAACCCGTATGGGTCAAGCTAACCCCGAATGTCACGAGTATTGCCGACTGCGGAGCCGCCGCGGAGAGGGCCGGGGCCTCGGCCCTGGTTGCAATCAATACGGTCCGTGCCATGAGGATATCCACCGATCTCAGGAAGCCGATGCTCGGCAACGGTTCCGGCGGGCTTTCAGGTGATGCGATCTTCCCCATTGCGGTTAAATGCGTATGGGATCTCTATGAAGCATGCGACATCCCGATCGTAGGATGCGGCGGGGTCTCATCGGCGGACAATGTTATCGAGATGATGATGGCAGGGGCGAGTGCAGTGGAGATTGGAAGTGCAGTTCTGAACGGTGTCGATATATTCGAAAAGATATCCGGTGAATTATACTCCGGGGACGGAGTGTCTGCCGAAGAGATAGTGGGGTGTGCGCATGAGTGA
- a CDS encoding malate dehydrogenase, producing MTVLSILGAGKIGGEVAFLSAATGIAGEINLFDINKPLLEAQKLDLLHTGLDITIDTDPENIRNSDIILFAAGMARNPQIKTRADLLDVNIRVASECMKCISGFDGVFITVTNPMDALNYYLCTKGGIEREKCIGFGGQLDTARLHLFLKEKGIAPDNTAQALGEHGEFQVPIFSGLEDEVPTDLREEILIKMRGASMPVIKGKGGTVFGPAQNIVDLIRIISQDLRETVPCSCALDGEYGISSCSIGVPAVIGREGILRIEETNLDEWETNKMKEAAEHLKTLCGRF from the coding sequence ATGACAGTCCTCTCGATACTGGGCGCAGGCAAGATCGGCGGCGAGGTTGCATTTCTATCCGCGGCCACCGGAATTGCCGGTGAAATAAATCTTTTCGACATAAACAAACCCCTCCTTGAGGCTCAGAAGCTTGATCTTCTCCATACCGGACTCGACATCACTATCGATACCGATCCTGAAAACATCCGCAACTCCGATATCATTCTCTTTGCCGCAGGAATGGCAAGGAATCCACAGATAAAGACCAGGGCAGATCTTCTCGACGTCAATATCCGCGTCGCGTCCGAGTGCATGAAATGCATAAGCGGTTTTGATGGGGTGTTCATTACCGTTACAAACCCGATGGACGCTCTAAATTATTATCTCTGCACAAAAGGCGGGATTGAAAGAGAGAAGTGCATCGGCTTCGGCGGACAGCTTGACACGGCAAGACTCCACCTGTTCCTGAAGGAGAAAGGAATTGCCCCCGACAATACCGCGCAGGCCCTGGGAGAGCACGGGGAGTTTCAGGTTCCTATCTTCTCGGGTCTTGAGGATGAAGTCCCGACCGACCTGCGCGAGGAGATCCTCATTAAGATGCGTGGAGCGAGTATGCCGGTCATCAAGGGAAAAGGCGGAACGGTATTCGGCCCGGCCCAGAATATAGTCGACCTTATCAGAATTATTTCACAGGATTTGCGCGAGACTGTTCCGTGCTCCTGTGCCCTCGACGGTGAATACGGGATCTCCTCCTGCTCGATAGGAGTCCCGGCAGTTATCGGACGCGAAGGCATACTACGGATCGAAGAAACAAATCTTGACGAATGGGAGACGAACAAGATGAAAGAAGCGGCAGAACACCTGAAGACACTCTGTGGGAGATTCTGA